GCATTATCGATCGCAGCAAGTGCATTCTGCGCTGACGCTTTATCAGCGACGCTTGTGAGATTTACGCCCAGGGCTGCTGAGCTTGCATCTGCTTTCGAAGCATCGAAAGAGATACGGTCAATTTCAGGATTATTTCTAGTACCGACTTGGAAGTCCAAGATCGATCCAACACCTGCTAAGAGTTGAGTTCCGTTGAACTCTGTACCCTCTGCGATACGATCGATCTCTGAAGTGAGCTGATCATATTCCACGTTCAGGAATTGGCGCTCTGTGGGCCCAACAGTATCAGAAGCGGCTTGTACGCCCAACTCTCTGAGACGAATTAAGATCGAAGAGATCTCATTCATCGAACCCTCTGCCACTTGGACTAGAGAGATACCGTCTTGTGCATTTCGAGCGGATTGTTTTAGACCGCGAATTTGAGCTCTGAGGTTTTCAGAGATCGCGAGTCCCGCGGCATCGTCGCCGGCGCGGTTGATTCGGAAACCCGAAGAGAGCCTTTCCATGCTCTTATCGAGACCTAACTTCGTGCCCCACAGAACTCTCTGTGAATTTAACGAAGCTGTGTTCGTATTAATACGCAAACCCATAATTCCTCCTCCTTGAAGATTCACAAGTTTCGATCCTTGAAACTTGGGGTGCCGTCTTAGCACCTGAATGGGTAGTTACTCTTACCTTACTCATCGGAGCCCCTGAAAAATCCTAAAGTGAGATTTTCCATTTTTGAGAAAATCTGGGCTAAAGACCGTTCAGTTTCGTCGTAGGCTCAAATATATGCGTTTTTAGCGCCAAAATAGCTCTGTAAATATCTCCTGAGTTGTCGCAAATCATGACAGTAAATG
The sequence above is drawn from the Bdellovibrionales bacterium genome and encodes:
- a CDS encoding flagellin FliC, with amino-acid sequence MGLRINTNTASLNSQRVLWGTKLGLDKSMERLSSGFRINRAGDDAAGLAISENLRAQIRGLKQSARNAQDGISLVQVAEGSMNEISSILIRLRELGVQAASDTVGPTERQFLNVEYDQLTSEIDRIAEGTEFNGTQLLAGVGSILDFQVGTRNNPEIDRISFDASKADASSAALGVNLTSVADKASAQNALAAIDNAIVSVSAMRADFGAIQNRLQSTVSNIQVSVENMSAANSRIKDVDVAEETSEMTRNNILLQAGTSVLAQANQQANVALGLLNKSFQG